The Prochlorococcus marinus str. MIT 9301 genome segment GCATGCTCTAAACCATTTTGGATCTTCTAAAACTCTTATCCAAATTTTTTTTCCTCCTAGTTCCTTCACGAATTTATCCTTATCTTTAATATTTTCGATATTAAAACTAACAATACCATTTAAATATTTTTTTTCTAAAACTAATTCAACACCCTTTGATTGATTTAATTCATCCCAAAGTTTTCCACTTAATCTTTTGATATTTTTGTTTTTTTCTTTTTCATGGCAGTCTTTATCCAAAAGATCTAAAGAATTCCGGAGTCCAGCAAGTAAAGGAATACAAGAGGTAGCTATTTCAAATTTCCTTGCATCATCATGAAAAAGATTATCTGAAGGCTCATAAATGCCTTGTTCTTTTTTTAATGATTTCCAACCAATTATTGTTGGATCTGTTTCATGAATAAATCTATCTGAGACATAAATGGCACCAAGTCCTTCTGGTCCACATGCCCATTTATGAGAAGTTATTGAATATAAATCAGAATAAAAAACTTCTTTTTCAATATTTATGTGCCCAAAGGTTTGAGCACCATCAACAAGTAAATAAGAGTCTTCTCGATTATTTTTTAATTCGATAGAAATTTCTTTTAAAGGAATTTTATATCCAAAGTTCCATAAGATATGAGAAATAATAAGGATCTTAGTCTTACTATTTAGATTTTTCAAAATCTCTAAAATTATATTTTCGTCGTTTAGATTTTTAATTTTTTGGATTGGAAAAATTTTGAATGTTAATTTATTTCTTCTGCAAAATTCTCGACTTGCAGCCACTACTCCAGGATGTTCACAGTCACTTATTAACAACTCTTCTCCCTCTTTCACTTTTATTCCCCAAAAGGGCAAAATCATACCGGAAGAGATGTTTTCGGTAAAAGCTACATTCTTTGAATTGACACCTAATTTTTGCGCAATGATTCTTTTTGTGGTCAATATTTCTTTGTAAATAAAAGGCCACATATTATTGGTAAATGGTCCTAAATCTTGGATAATCTCCCAAGTTTTAACTATTGCGTCTAGAGAAGATTTTGGTAATGGTCCTTGACCGCCATAGTTGAAATAATACTTATTTTTTAATGCGGGTATTTGATCTCTTAGATTATTTATCATGGAAATTTATATTATATTTTCAACTCTTGAATTTTTTTAAATATTGCCCACTAAAGTTACTGTTCTAAATTCAATATCCTCAATTACTTTCCAAGGTTCAGCACTCCTCTCTACAAATTTTAAATTTTTAAATCCTAGTTCTTTAAAATCACTTATAAACTCTGGCTCATACCATGCTCCACTAATACATCCTGTCCATAAATCGTGATCATTTTGCAATCTTAAAGGAACTTTTTTGTTAGAGACGATATCGCTAATTGCAATTCTTCCATTATCGTTTAACACTCTTTTTATGTTATTTAGTAGGTTATTTCTAGATTCTGGACTTACCAAGTTTAAAACGCAATTACTTAAAATAATATCAACTGATTTATCTGCGATTAATGGATTTAAATTTTTATCTAACTCATCAAGTTTTTCAATTGAACCTTCTAGAAATTCTGTATTGTTGAAACCTATATTTTTTGTAACTTCTTTAGAGGCTGATCTTGATAAAGAAAGCATGTCAGGATTCTGATCAACTCCAATAACTTTCCCTTCTTTCCCAACAATTTGGGCACAAATGAAAGCATTTTTGCCGCTACCACTCCCAAGATCTAAGACTATATCATTTTTTTGAACATATTTTGTTGGATCACCACACCCATAGTCTCTTTCTATAACCTCTTGAGGAATTGCTTCAAGTAAAACGGGATTAAACCCAACTGGTGTACAAAGACAACTTTCTTTTTCTTGTGCGGCTGAACCATATCTTTCTTGAATCGCATCTTTATGATCGAATTGATTAGATGCTTTATTCGATGTGTTTGTATTACAGCAACTTTCAGACATATTTTTTAAAGGACTCTTGATAAATATAGCCAAAAAAAAAGCCCCTGAAAAAGGGGCTTTTAATTTGTTTAATTAAATTATTTAGTGTAATTAACACCTCTGTAATTTAATTCTGCTTTTTCATTACTTGAAGAAGCGTCATCCATTCTGTTGGTGTATACGTTTCTTCTGTAGGTAAGTTCAACAAGTTGCTTTTTAGCAGCTTCTTTGTTTTGAACGTAGTTTTTACCTCTGTAAGTTAAAGTAGTCATGTTTCGATGTGACAACACGGCCATCCCCCGTTCCATGGTATGACTCGAACTGCGCCCTCAAATGAGGGTGAACGAAAAAGTAGCAATTGCTACCAAATTATTATAAGCGTATTTTTAACTGCATGTCTATCTTTTACAAATAGAAACGAAGATTTAATGTTTTTTTAATTATTATCTTAGGTAAATTTTTTTATAAATAGTCTCTAAAAAGGATTATGTTTATATTTGGTTTAATCTTCATTTAACTATTTATTTATGACAGGTTTTTTATATTTCTTGGGAAATACTTTAAGGTGGCCAGTGTTAAAGCCAAAAGAATTTTTTTCACTACATGCTTATTTTTCAATTATTTATTTGATAACTTTTACTTTAAGTAAATATGATGTAAGCCAATCAAATTTAGTTTTTACTTTAGGAATTCTTGCACCTCTTTTAATCGCTATTGGTCAAGGACTTCCAATTGATTGCCTTGATATGGAATCATCTTTGTTGAAGGAATTAAAAACTAAATAATATATTTCAGTTAAAAATTTTTATAAAACTTGGACAACTTCGCTTATTTCAGGAATCATTTCTTTTAACTTTCTTTCAATACCCATTTTGAGAGTCATAGTGCTGCTTGGGCAACTACCACATGCTCCTTGAAGTCTGACTTTGACAATTGGACCATCTATCTCTGCAATCTCTACATTACCTCCATCAGAAATTAAAAAAGGTCTTAGCTCGTCAAGGACTTTTTCTACATTTTCGTTTGTCAGCGAGAGTGTTTCAGTACTCATAATTTTGGATTAACTTTATAATAAGCCTAGAAAGAAATCTGATTAATTGCAAAAAAGATAATTTTCTGTTGTGACTTCATCTAAAAATCCCACTAATGACAATAGCTACTTTGATGCAGTCTTAGTAGGAGGAGGGATAATGAGTAGTACTTTAGCCCTCCTGATTTCAGAAGTTTTACCAGATATAAAATTTCTTATTATAGAAAAATTAAATGCTCCAGGAAGTGAAAGTACTGGCGCTTTTAATAATGCAGGTACAGGACATGCGGCTAATTGCGAATTAAACTATACCCCTTTAGATGAAAAAGGAAATTTAAAAATAGATAAAGCGCTCTCAATAAATCGTTCTTTTGAAACATCCATGTCTTTATGGGCATCATTGTATGAAGCAGGGAAAATTGATATTAAGAAGTTTCTAAAATTTATTCCTCATATTAGCTTTGTGTCTGGTCAGGATAATATTTCTTTTTTAAAAAAAAGATTTCAGAAAATGACCGAAAATCCTGAATTTATCGATATGGAATTTTCTTCATCTTTTGATGAAATTTCATCATGGGCTCCTCTAATAACAAAAGATAGAAATCCATCTACTCAAATTGCAGCTACCAGAATAGGAAGAGGAACTGATATTAATTTTGAGGCTTTAACTAAAGAGTATTTGTCTTTAGTTTCCTTAAACAAAAATGTTGAAATTAGATACAAAACAGAATTAGTAGATTTAAAGAAAATTGATAAAAAACAATGGGAACTAGAAATTAGTTCTGAAGGTAGAAAAACTTCAATTAGAACTGGCTATGTTTTTCTTGGTGCTGGTGGAAAAACAATTAATTATTTACAAAAATCAAAAATTCCAGAAGCAAAAAGTTATGGTGGATTTCCTGTTAGTGGGAAATGGCTTATTTGCGAGAAAAAAGATCTAACAGAAAAACATAACTCAAAAGTTTATGGTAAAGCTGATATTGGATCGCCACCAATGTCTGTACCTCATCTAGACACTAGATGGATTGATAATAAAAAACTTCTTTTATATGGACCTTTTGCTGGATTTACAACGAAATTTTTAAAACAAAGTTCATATTTTGACTTATTTAGTTCAATTAAAAAGAATAATATTTTTTCTATGTTAGACGTTGGTTTCAAGAATAATGATTTAATTAATTACTTAATATCACAATCATTAAAGAACCATAACTCAAGAGTTGAAAATTTAAAGAATATGATGCCTTCAGCTAATTCGTCTGATTGGTATTTAAAGAATGCTGGGCAAAGAGTCCAAATAATTAAAAAAACTGAAGCTGGTGGTTCTTTGAAATTTGGAACTGAGATTGTGAATTCATCTGATGGATCATTATCTGCTTTGTTAGGGGCATCTCCCGGAGCAAGTACTGCGGTCTCAATTATGGTTAAGGTTCTAGAAAAATCTGTCTTTTTTTTAAACGACAAGCATAATCTTCAGAAAAAAATAAATGACTTAATCTATCCAGAACTATCGGACTCTGAAAATAATAGTACCTTCATAAAAGACATCAAAAAAAGAAATAATTCCATTTTTGGTTTCCATCCATAATTCTAATTAGCTAGTATTAATCAAGATGTAATAAGAGGAGAATTTTTCTTTCTATATGACTGATATATCGGTTTCAAAAATTAGAAATTTCTGCATAATTGCTCATATTGACCATGGTAAATCTACCCTTGCAGATAGGTTGCTCCAAGATACTGGTACTGTGCAGCAAAGGGATATGCAAGAACAATTTTTGGACAGTATGGATCTTGAAAGAGAGAGAGGAATTACTATCAAGTTACAAGCCGCTAGGATGAAATATAAAGCTGATGATTCTCAAGAATATGTTTTGAACTTAATAGATACTCCAGGGCATGTTGATTTCTCTTATGAGGTTAGTAGATCTCTTCAAGCTTGTGAAGGCGCCTTACTTGTTGTTGATGCAAGTCAAGGAGTAGAAGCTCAAACCTTAGCTAATGTTTATCTTGCCTTAGAAAATAATCTTGAAATAATTCCTGTTTTAAATAAAGTAGATTTGCCAGGGGCTGATGCTGAAAAAATAAAACAAGAAATTGAGGAAATTATTGGACTTGATACATCTAATGCAATAA includes the following:
- a CDS encoding DUF4278 domain-containing protein; this encodes MTTLTYRGKNYVQNKEAAKKQLVELTYRRNVYTNRMDDASSSNEKAELNYRGVNYTK
- a CDS encoding NifU family protein; this encodes MSTETLSLTNENVEKVLDELRPFLISDGGNVEIAEIDGPIVKVRLQGACGSCPSSTMTLKMGIERKLKEMIPEISEVVQVL
- a CDS encoding aminotransferase class V-fold PLP-dependent enzyme, which produces MINNLRDQIPALKNKYYFNYGGQGPLPKSSLDAIVKTWEIIQDLGPFTNNMWPFIYKEILTTKRIIAQKLGVNSKNVAFTENISSGMILPFWGIKVKEGEELLISDCEHPGVVAASREFCRRNKLTFKIFPIQKIKNLNDENIILEILKNLNSKTKILIISHILWNFGYKIPLKEISIELKNNREDSYLLVDGAQTFGHINIEKEVFYSDLYSITSHKWACGPEGLGAIYVSDRFIHETDPTIIGWKSLKKEQGIYEPSDNLFHDDARKFEIATSCIPLLAGLRNSLDLLDKDCHEKEKNKNIKRLSGKLWDELNQSKGVELVLEKKYLNGIVSFNIENIKDKDKFVKELGGKKIWIRVLEDPKWFRACVHQMTTEAEIDLLAREIKNLT
- a CDS encoding malate:quinone oxidoreductase, with protein sequence MTSSKNPTNDNSYFDAVLVGGGIMSSTLALLISEVLPDIKFLIIEKLNAPGSESTGAFNNAGTGHAANCELNYTPLDEKGNLKIDKALSINRSFETSMSLWASLYEAGKIDIKKFLKFIPHISFVSGQDNISFLKKRFQKMTENPEFIDMEFSSSFDEISSWAPLITKDRNPSTQIAATRIGRGTDINFEALTKEYLSLVSLNKNVEIRYKTELVDLKKIDKKQWELEISSEGRKTSIRTGYVFLGAGGKTINYLQKSKIPEAKSYGGFPVSGKWLICEKKDLTEKHNSKVYGKADIGSPPMSVPHLDTRWIDNKKLLLYGPFAGFTTKFLKQSSYFDLFSSIKKNNIFSMLDVGFKNNDLINYLISQSLKNHNSRVENLKNMMPSANSSDWYLKNAGQRVQIIKKTEAGGSLKFGTEIVNSSDGSLSALLGASPGASTAVSIMVKVLEKSVFFLNDKHNLQKKINDLIYPELSDSENNSTFIKDIKKRNNSIFGFHP
- a CDS encoding methyltransferase domain-containing protein; translation: MSESCCNTNTSNKASNQFDHKDAIQERYGSAAQEKESCLCTPVGFNPVLLEAIPQEVIERDYGCGDPTKYVQKNDIVLDLGSGSGKNAFICAQIVGKEGKVIGVDQNPDMLSLSRSASKEVTKNIGFNNTEFLEGSIEKLDELDKNLNPLIADKSVDIILSNCVLNLVSPESRNNLLNNIKRVLNDNGRIAISDIVSNKKVPLRLQNDHDLWTGCISGAWYEPEFISDFKELGFKNLKFVERSAEPWKVIEDIEFRTVTLVGNI